TCTACCAACATTTAAAGTATATACTCCGGTTGGCGTAAACCAAATCGAAATTAAAAAAGCAATCCACACTGCAATTGCTGCAGCTACTGGTGATGCTAAATTACGCCCGAATTCAGTTGATTCATTGACTGGTAAAAACTCTGGAACAAACATTGGTGCTGGCCTTCCAGTAGTGAAGTTTGAGCAATGGGAAAATGACTATATTACAGTGAAGCTTATTTTAAAAGGCGGCGGCTGTGAAAACAAAAATATCCAATATTCTTTACCTACAGAATTAGAAGGTTTAGGCCGCGCTGGTCGTGACTTAGACGGTATCCGTAAATGTATTTTACACTCTGTATGGCAAGCACAAGGACAAGGCTGTTCTGCTGGTTTCATCGGTGTTGGTATCGGTGGTGACCGCTCTTCAGGTTATGATCTTGCAAAAGAGCAATTATTCCGTCACGTTGATGACGTGAATCCAATCGAAGACTTAGCAAAACTAGAAAAGTATATTGTAGAAAAATCAAATACATTCGGTGTTGGTACAATGGGCTTCGGCGGTGAAGCGACATTACTAGGTTGTAAAATCGGCGTAATGGACCGTTTACCAGCTTCATTCTTCGTATCTGTAGCATACAACTGTTGGGCTTACCGTCGTATGGCAATCGATATCGATCCGGCGACTGGCGAAATCACAAACTGGCACTACCAAGAAGGTGAAAAAATCACTTTCCGTGATGAAGAAAAACAAGAAAACTCGGACAACAAAGTAGTTGAATTGGTTGCACCGATTACTGAAGAAAAAATTCGTTCACTTAAAGTTGGGGACGTAGTAAAAATTTCTGGCCGTATGTACACAGGTCGTGACGCAATCCACCACCACTTAATCGGTGAAGGTGTAGAAGCGCCAGTAGATTTAGATGGTCAAATTATTTACCACTGTGGTCCGGTAATGGCGAAAGACGAAGCAGGCAACTGGGTCGTAAAAGCTGCTGGTCCAACAACTTCAATTCGTGAGGAGCCATACCAAGGCGACATCATGAAAAAATTCGGTATCCGTGCTGTAATGGGTAAAGGCGGTATGGGACCAAAAACTCTTAAAGCTTTAGCAGAACACGGTGGCGTTTACTTAAATGCAATCGGTGGTGCAGCTCAGTACTACGCAGACTGCATTAAATCAGTTGACGGTGTAGACTTAATGGAATTCGGCATTCCAGAAGCAATGTGGCACTTAACTGTAAAAGATTTTACTGCAGTAGTAACGATGGACTCTCATGGTAACTCATTACATGCTGATGTAGAGAAATCTTCTTTAGATAAACTAGCATTGCATGCAGAGCGCGTATTCTAATAGTTATGAAAAACGACTTCTTCCTAAATGGTTGAAGTCGTTTTTTATTTCTGTATTTTAAATTACATATAATTCTAACTATTCCTTTTATCGGTATGCTATACTATTTTATTATATAAGGTATAGGTGGTGTTATATGCTCTATATTAAGATATTGATTAATGCATTATTTATAGCTGCCCAAATACACGTGAGTACTAAATATCAGTATAGACGCAGCTTTCTTGTTGCCCTTTCGTATACAATTTATGTGATTATTATTCTCCCTTACGTAACCCTCGAGTATATATACCTATATCTTTCATTAATGCTTTGGCTATTTTTCAGCGCAAGCTTTTTTATGCGGGATCGATTGTTTGGTTAAAAAAAGCAGCACAGAATTTGTCTGTGCTGCTTTTAAATATTATTGAACTAATTGTGTATCGGCTGGTTCATTGTAAACTGTTGTATCGAGCTCTTTTGTTGCACGGCTTGATACGACACCTGAAACCATTGACCCGCTTACATTAAGTGCTGTACGACCCATGTCGATTAAAGGTTCTACCGAAATTAAAACACCTGCTAACGCAATCGGTAAATCCATTGCAGATAAGACGATAATGGCTGCGAATGTCGCACCACCACCTACACCTGCCACACCAAATGAACTAATCGCCACAATTAAAATTAATGTTGCGATAAAGCCAGGTGTTAACGGATCAATACCTACTGTCGGTGCAATCATTACTGCCAACATTGCCGGATAAACACCCGCACAACCATTTTGCCCAATTGAAAGACCAAACGAGGCAGCAAAGTTGGCAATTCCATCAGGAACACCAAGACGCTTTGTCTGTGTTTGAATATTTAACGGTAATGCCCCTGCACTTGAACGTGAAGTAAATGCAAACAGCAGTACTTCAGCTGTTTTTTTCAAATAAGTTAATGGACTTAAACCTGTTAATGCCACAATGATTAAATGCAGAATGAACATAGCGATCAATGCAACATAAGAAGCTAGGATGAATTTACCTAAATCCATAATCGCCCCTAAATCACTCGTTGCAACGGTACGTGCCATAATGGCAGCTACACCATATGGAGTTAAACGTAAAATAATACGTACAACACCCATGATTAAACCGTAAAGTGCATCGACACCTTTTTTAACATTTGCCGCCGTTTCTTCTTCTTTTCGACGGAGTGTTAAATAACTAAATCCTAAAAATGCCGCGAATATTACAACCCCGATTGTTGATGTTGCACGAGATCCTGTTAAATCCGCAAATGGATTTGCAGGAAACATTGATAAAATCTGTTCAGGTAAAGGTGTCACTTCTGCCGAACGTTCAACCAATGATTCACCGCGTGCAATTTCAGCCTCACCTTGCATAATTTGAGATGCATCTAAGTCAAATAACACTGTTGATGCAATACCTAAACCAGCTGCAACGGCAGTTGTGCCGATTAATACTGATAAAATAACTGCTGCTGACTTACCTAAGTTTTTACCAAACGTTACTTTTGTAAATGCAGCTAATATCGAGATGAATACTAAAGGCATTGCAATCATCTGCAGTAACTTTACATAGCCGGTTCCGACGATGTTATACCATGGAACAGTTTCATTAATGGCATCTGCCCCTGCCCCATAGGCAAATTGTAAACCTACCCCAAGTAAAATACCTAATCCTAAGGCAATAAAAACACGATTTGAAAACTTAACATGCTTCGCTTTAAGGAAATATAAAAAAGCAATGACGATTAACAGCAAAGCAATATTAAGCAATACGTAGAA
This Solibacillus isronensis DNA region includes the following protein-coding sequences:
- a CDS encoding L-cystine transporter, which translates into the protein MNFYVLLNIALLLIVIAFLYFLKAKHVKFSNRVFIALGLGILLGVGLQFAYGAGADAINETVPWYNIVGTGYVKLLQMIAMPLVFISILAAFTKVTFGKNLGKSAAVILSVLIGTTAVAAGLGIASTVLFDLDASQIMQGEAEIARGESLVERSAEVTPLPEQILSMFPANPFADLTGSRATSTIGVVIFAAFLGFSYLTLRRKEEETAANVKKGVDALYGLIMGVVRIILRLTPYGVAAIMARTVATSDLGAIMDLGKFILASYVALIAMFILHLIIVALTGLSPLTYLKKTAEVLLFAFTSRSSAGALPLNIQTQTKRLGVPDGIANFAASFGLSIGQNGCAGVYPAMLAVMIAPTVGIDPLTPGFIATLILIVAISSFGVAGVGGGATFAAIIVLSAMDLPIALAGVLISVEPLIDMGRTALNVSGSMVSGVVSSRATKELDTTVYNEPADTQLVQ
- a CDS encoding fumarate hydratase — translated: MAYLETLEKSLYSLVTETSTNLPKDVRRAIKAAKEAENAGTRAAMSLDTITTNIVMAEDNVSPICQDTGLPTFKVYTPVGVNQIEIKKAIHTAIAAATGDAKLRPNSVDSLTGKNSGTNIGAGLPVVKFEQWENDYITVKLILKGGGCENKNIQYSLPTELEGLGRAGRDLDGIRKCILHSVWQAQGQGCSAGFIGVGIGGDRSSGYDLAKEQLFRHVDDVNPIEDLAKLEKYIVEKSNTFGVGTMGFGGEATLLGCKIGVMDRLPASFFVSVAYNCWAYRRMAIDIDPATGEITNWHYQEGEKITFRDEEKQENSDNKVVELVAPITEEKIRSLKVGDVVKISGRMYTGRDAIHHHLIGEGVEAPVDLDGQIIYHCGPVMAKDEAGNWVVKAAGPTTSIREEPYQGDIMKKFGIRAVMGKGGMGPKTLKALAEHGGVYLNAIGGAAQYYADCIKSVDGVDLMEFGIPEAMWHLTVKDFTAVVTMDSHGNSLHADVEKSSLDKLALHAERVF